One stretch of Streptomyces hygroscopicus DNA includes these proteins:
- a CDS encoding peptidase has protein sequence MSSKPHEIVERALELSRADGCVVIANESSTANLRWAGNALTTNGVTRGRTLTVVATVNGGQGTASGVVSRSAVTADELEPLVRAAEAAAREAEPAEDAQPLVERDPGAAVSPGFTDSPAVTSSEVFADFAPALGESFARARAGGRELYGFAHHELVSSYLGSSTGLRLRHDQPTGTLEVNAKSPDRTRSAWAGRATRDFTDVDPAAIDAELARRLAWAERKVELPAGRYETLLPPSAVADLLIDQLWSSSARDAAEGRTVFSKPGGGTRVGEKLSELPLTLRSDPAEPGLEAAPFVIAHSSGDDASVFDNGLPLSATDWIRDGVLQHLITTRHTAGLTGLPLAPPVDNLIADAGGTRSLDEMVASTERGLLLTCLWYIREVDPATLLLTGLTRDGVYLVENGEVVGEVNNFRFNESPVDLLARATEAGRTERTLAREWSDYFNRAAVPALRIPDFNMSSVSKGV, from the coding sequence ATGAGCAGCAAGCCGCATGAAATCGTCGAGCGCGCCCTGGAGCTGTCCCGTGCGGACGGCTGTGTGGTGATCGCGAACGAGAGCTCGACGGCCAATCTGCGCTGGGCGGGCAACGCCCTGACGACCAACGGCGTCACCCGTGGCCGCACCCTGACCGTCGTGGCCACCGTGAACGGCGGGCAGGGCACCGCCTCGGGCGTGGTGTCGCGGTCCGCGGTCACCGCCGACGAGCTGGAGCCGCTGGTCCGCGCCGCCGAGGCGGCCGCGCGGGAGGCGGAGCCGGCCGAGGACGCCCAGCCGCTGGTGGAGCGGGATCCGGGTGCGGCGGTCTCCCCGGGCTTCACCGACTCCCCCGCCGTGACCTCCTCCGAGGTGTTCGCCGACTTCGCCCCCGCCCTCGGCGAGTCCTTCGCCCGGGCCCGCGCGGGCGGCCGGGAGCTGTACGGATTCGCCCACCATGAGCTGGTCTCCAGCTATCTGGGCAGCTCCACCGGGCTGCGGCTGCGCCATGACCAGCCGACCGGCACGCTGGAGGTCAACGCCAAGTCCCCGGACCGGACGCGTTCGGCCTGGGCCGGGCGGGCCACCCGCGACTTCACCGATGTGGACCCGGCCGCGATCGACGCCGAGCTCGCCCGGCGGCTCGCCTGGGCCGAGCGGAAGGTGGAGCTCCCGGCGGGCCGTTACGAGACGCTGCTGCCCCCGAGCGCGGTGGCCGATCTGCTGATCGACCAGCTCTGGTCCTCCTCGGCGCGGGACGCGGCGGAGGGCCGTACGGTCTTCAGCAAGCCGGGCGGTGGCACCCGGGTCGGCGAGAAGCTGTCCGAGCTGCCCCTCACACTGCGCAGCGACCCGGCCGAGCCGGGTCTCGAGGCGGCGCCGTTCGTGATCGCGCACTCGTCCGGGGACGACGCGTCGGTCTTCGACAACGGTCTGCCGCTGTCCGCCACCGACTGGATCCGCGACGGCGTACTCCAGCATCTGATCACCACCCGGCACACGGCCGGGCTCACCGGGCTGCCCCTCGCTCCCCCCGTCGACAACCTGATCGCGGACGCGGGCGGCACCCGCTCGCTGGACGAGATGGTCGCCTCGACCGAGCGTGGGCTGCTGCTGACCTGCCTGTGGTACATCCGCGAGGTGGACCCGGCGACGCTGCTGCTGACCGGGCTGACCAGGGACGGCGTCTATCTCGTGGAGAACGGCGAGGTGGTCGGCGAGGTGAACAATTTCCGGTTCAATGAATCGCCGGTGGACCTGCTCGCCCGCGCCACCGAGGCGGGCCGCACCGAGCGGACGCTGGCGCGGGAGTGGAGCGACTACTTCAACCGCGCCGCGGTGCCCGCGCTGCGCATCCCGGACTTCAATATGAGCTCGGTCAGCAAGGGGGTGTGA
- a CDS encoding tyrosyl-tRNA synthetase produces MTRLGESVARATELLSQDLSSDKTVEQLLEETGSRRYIDLTDLSPTEQAELIASRTVEILPGVAELAKRIEERRGAGQGLGIKLGIDPTAADVHLGHVVPMIILSRFQRMGHDVTLLIGDFTAKIGDPSGRTAERPPLTDEDIARNLAGYQDQVRPFFDFEKVSFRQNSEWLAPYTFPELLGLLSQVPVSQLLQREDFRNRLAAGSGLTMSELLYPIAQALDSVALECDVELGGADQLLNLQMGRKLMELRGQRPQLVVTMPLIEGTDGTGAKMSKSKGNYVALSATADDVFGKIMSIPDRLMKPYLEAWTEWTDAEIAAATARVEDRSLHPMDLKKVLAGEVVAALYGIEKAMAARAGFVAQFSKKSFTDVGTLPVVDAGEHGAESIATVLSKVLEFQPSASAARRVAKQNGLRLVIETEGGQESVVLPEAQAVRPLAEVIAETLASTGVTAGSGTVYLKAGRKIAQVRGV; encoded by the coding sequence ATGACACGCCTCGGCGAATCCGTCGCCCGCGCCACCGAGCTCCTCTCCCAGGACCTCTCCTCCGACAAGACCGTCGAGCAACTGCTCGAGGAGACGGGCTCGCGGCGCTATATCGATCTGACGGACCTGTCGCCGACGGAGCAGGCCGAGCTGATCGCGTCCCGTACGGTCGAGATCCTGCCCGGCGTGGCGGAGCTGGCCAAGCGGATCGAGGAGCGCCGCGGCGCGGGCCAGGGCCTGGGCATCAAGCTGGGCATCGACCCGACGGCCGCCGACGTGCATCTGGGCCATGTGGTGCCGATGATCATCCTCAGCCGCTTCCAGCGCATGGGGCATGACGTCACCCTGCTGATCGGCGACTTCACGGCCAAGATCGGCGACCCGTCGGGCCGTACGGCGGAGCGCCCGCCGCTGACCGACGAGGACATCGCCCGGAACCTCGCGGGCTACCAGGACCAGGTCCGGCCCTTCTTCGACTTCGAGAAGGTCAGCTTCCGGCAGAACAGCGAGTGGCTGGCGCCGTACACCTTCCCCGAGCTGCTGGGACTGCTCTCCCAGGTGCCGGTCTCCCAGCTCCTGCAGCGCGAGGACTTCCGCAACCGGCTGGCCGCCGGCTCGGGGCTCACCATGTCCGAGCTGCTGTACCCGATCGCGCAGGCCCTCGACTCGGTGGCGCTGGAGTGCGATGTGGAGCTGGGCGGCGCGGATCAGCTGCTCAATCTGCAGATGGGTCGCAAGCTGATGGAGCTGCGCGGGCAGCGGCCGCAGCTGGTGGTCACGATGCCGCTGATCGAGGGCACGGACGGCACCGGCGCCAAGATGTCCAAGTCCAAGGGCAACTACGTCGCGCTGTCCGCGACCGCCGACGATGTCTTCGGAAAGATCATGTCGATTCCGGACCGGCTGATGAAGCCGTACCTGGAGGCATGGACCGAGTGGACGGACGCGGAGATCGCCGCCGCGACCGCCCGGGTGGAGGACCGGTCGCTGCACCCGATGGATCTGAAGAAGGTCCTGGCGGGTGAGGTCGTGGCGGCGCTGTACGGCATCGAGAAGGCGATGGCGGCCCGTGCGGGCTTCGTCGCCCAGTTCTCCAAGAAGAGCTTCACCGACGTCGGGACGCTGCCGGTGGTCGACGCCGGGGAGCACGGCGCCGAGTCCATCGCGACCGTGCTGAGCAAGGTGCTGGAGTTCCAGCCCAGCGCCTCGGCCGCCCGCCGGGTCGCCAAGCAGAACGGTCTGCGGCTGGTGATCGAGACCGAGGGCGGCCAGGAGTCGGTGGTGCTGCCCGAGGCCCAGGCGGTGCGCCCGCTGGCCGAGGTGATCGCGGAAACGCTGGCGTCCACCGGGGTGACGGCGGGCTCCGGCACGGTCTACCTCAAGGCCGGGCGGAAGATCGCCCAGGTGCGCGGGGTGTAA
- a CDS encoding signal peptidase, whose protein sequence is MNWLWAIVVGLILGVIARAILPGKQAIPLWLTCIYGILGGILGNAVAGWIGVRYTEGFDWIRHLLQLAGAVLIVALGTPLWHSIRGGGRRHGAERT, encoded by the coding sequence ATGAACTGGCTATGGGCGATCGTCGTGGGTTTGATCCTGGGTGTGATCGCCAGGGCGATTCTGCCCGGCAAACAGGCCATTCCGCTCTGGCTGACCTGCATCTACGGCATCCTCGGCGGCATCCTGGGCAATGCGGTGGCCGGCTGGATCGGAGTCAGGTACACCGAGGGCTTCGACTGGATCCGGCATCTGCTCCAGTTGGCGGGCGCGGTGCTGATCGTCGCCCTGGGCACCCCGCTGTGGCACTCCATCCGCGGCGGCGGACGCAGACACGGTGCCGAGCGGACCTGA
- a CDS encoding membrane protein, whose amino-acid sequence MRKHGDAEVFRITGARQGLADDIRGRQRRYVISMSVRTLAVVLAAVLWNVERHVAIVALVLGVVLPYIAVVIANAGRENSTSLPTTFIPTPPRPMLIAGRGEEPTDSRGTESVPEDVGHISEPGRGERG is encoded by the coding sequence ATGCGGAAGCATGGCGATGCGGAAGTCTTCCGGATCACCGGAGCCCGGCAGGGGCTGGCCGATGATATCCGCGGCCGGCAGCGACGCTATGTGATCTCGATGTCGGTGCGGACCCTCGCGGTCGTGCTGGCGGCGGTGTTGTGGAACGTGGAGCGCCATGTGGCCATCGTGGCTCTGGTGCTGGGCGTGGTGCTGCCCTACATCGCGGTGGTAATCGCCAACGCGGGCCGGGAGAACTCCACTTCGCTGCCCACCACCTTCATCCCGACCCCGCCCCGTCCGATGCTGATCGCCGGGCGCGGCGAGGAGCCGACCGATTCCCGTGGGACGGAATCCGTCCCGGAGGACGTCGGACATATCAGCGAGCCTGGACGGGGCGAGCGGGGCTGA
- a CDS encoding molybdenum cofactor biosynthesis protein MoeA: MLIDTYGRVATDLRVSLTDRCNLRCTYCMPEEGLQWLAKPDLLTDDEIVRLIGIAVTELGVTEVRFTGGEPLLRPGLVGIVERCAALAPRPQMSLTTNGIGLQRTAQALRDAGLDRVNVSLDTLRPEVFQALTRRKRHDDVLRGLDAARTAGLTPVKVNTVLMPGLNDDEAPDLLAWALENDYELRFIEQMPLDAQHGWKRDGMITAGDILTSLRTRFTLTAEGEDERGSAPAERWLVDGGPARVGVIASVTRPFCRACDRTRLTADGQVRTCLFAREESDLRGALRSGAPDEEIARLWKLAMWGKKAGSGLDDPTFLQPDRPMSAIGG, encoded by the coding sequence ATGCTGATCGACACCTATGGTCGCGTAGCCACCGACCTGCGGGTCTCCCTGACCGACCGCTGTAATCTCCGCTGCACCTATTGCATGCCGGAAGAGGGCCTGCAGTGGCTCGCCAAACCGGACCTGCTCACCGACGACGAGATAGTCCGGCTGATCGGGATCGCCGTCACCGAGCTCGGGGTCACCGAGGTCCGCTTCACCGGCGGTGAGCCACTGCTGCGCCCCGGTCTGGTCGGCATCGTGGAGCGCTGCGCGGCCCTCGCCCCGCGCCCCCAGATGTCGCTCACCACCAACGGCATCGGGCTGCAGCGCACCGCCCAGGCCCTGCGCGACGCGGGCCTGGACCGGGTCAATGTCTCGCTCGACACCCTGCGCCCGGAGGTCTTCCAGGCCCTGACCCGGCGCAAGCGCCATGACGATGTGCTGCGCGGCCTCGACGCGGCGCGCACCGCCGGGCTGACCCCGGTGAAGGTCAACACCGTGCTGATGCCCGGGCTCAACGACGACGAGGCGCCCGATCTGCTCGCCTGGGCCCTGGAAAACGACTATGAGCTCCGCTTCATCGAGCAGATGCCGCTCGACGCCCAGCACGGCTGGAAGCGCGACGGCATGATCACCGCCGGGGACATCCTGACGAGCCTGCGCACCCGCTTCACCCTCACCGCCGAGGGCGAGGACGAGCGCGGCTCCGCGCCCGCCGAGCGCTGGCTGGTCGACGGCGGCCCGGCCCGGGTCGGCGTCATCGCGTCGGTCACCCGGCCCTTCTGCCGCGCCTGCGACCGCACCCGGCTGACCGCCGACGGACAGGTGCGCACCTGTCTGTTCGCGCGCGAGGAGTCCGATCTGCGCGGAGCGCTGCGCTCCGGCGCCCCGGACGAGGAGATCGCCCGGCTGTGGAAGCTGGCGATGTGGGGCAAGAAGGCCGGATCCGGGCTCGACGACCCGACGTTCCTCCAGCCCGACCGCCCGATGTCGGCGATCGGCGGATGA
- a CDS encoding acetate permease, with protein sequence MSFHLLAAESASDNRPLIITLFAVFVLATLGITIWAGRQTKDANDFYAGGRQFSGFQNGLAISGDYMSAASFLGIAGAIALSGYDGFLYSIGFLVAWLVALLLVAEPLRNSGRYTMGDVLAYRMRQRPVRTAAGVSTIVVSIFYLLAQMAGAGVLVSLLLGITSEAGKILIVVLVGVVMMLYVTIGGMKGTTWVQMVKAVLLIAGTLLITFLVLLKFNFNISDLLGEAAKNSGIGESFLEPGLKYGLNATTKLDFISLGIALVLGTAGLPHILIRFYTVPTAQAARKSVNWAIGIIGVFYLMTIALGFGAAALLDHDAIIASNKSGNTAAPLLAEEIGGGPDSTGGAILLAVISAVAFATILAVVAGLTLASSSSFAHDLYANVIRKGKATQKEEISAARWATVGIGTVAVVLGVFARDLNVAGLVALAFAVAASANLPTILYSLFWKRFTTQGALWSIYGGLISSVFLVLFSPVVSGKETSMFPDVDFHWFPLENPGLISIPLGFLLGWLGTLVSKEQPDKDKYAELEVRSLTGHGAH encoded by the coding sequence ATGAGCTTCCATCTGCTCGCGGCCGAGAGCGCCTCGGACAACCGGCCGCTGATCATCACGCTCTTCGCGGTCTTCGTCCTGGCGACCCTCGGCATCACCATCTGGGCGGGCCGGCAGACCAAGGACGCCAACGACTTCTACGCCGGCGGCCGCCAGTTCTCCGGCTTCCAGAACGGCCTCGCCATCTCCGGCGACTACATGTCCGCCGCGTCCTTCCTCGGCATCGCCGGCGCCATCGCGCTCTCCGGCTACGACGGCTTCCTGTACTCGATCGGGTTCCTCGTCGCCTGGCTGGTCGCCCTGCTGCTGGTCGCCGAGCCGCTGCGCAACTCCGGGCGCTACACGATGGGCGACGTCCTCGCCTACCGGATGCGCCAGCGCCCGGTGCGCACCGCCGCGGGCGTCTCCACCATCGTCGTCTCGATCTTCTATCTGCTGGCGCAGATGGCGGGCGCCGGTGTGCTGGTCTCCCTGCTGCTGGGCATCACCAGCGAGGCCGGGAAGATCCTCATCGTCGTCCTCGTGGGCGTCGTGATGATGCTCTACGTCACCATCGGCGGCATGAAGGGCACCACCTGGGTGCAGATGGTCAAGGCCGTGCTGCTGATCGCGGGCACCCTGCTGATCACCTTCCTGGTGCTGCTGAAGTTCAACTTCAACATCTCCGACCTGCTGGGCGAGGCGGCCAAGAACAGCGGCATCGGAGAGTCGTTCCTGGAGCCGGGGCTGAAGTACGGGCTCAACGCCACCACCAAGCTCGACTTCATCTCCCTTGGCATCGCCCTGGTCCTGGGCACCGCGGGACTGCCGCACATCCTGATCCGCTTCTACACCGTGCCCACCGCCCAGGCCGCCCGTAAGTCGGTCAACTGGGCCATCGGCATCATCGGCGTCTTCTACCTGATGACCATCGCGCTGGGCTTCGGCGCCGCCGCCCTGCTCGACCACGACGCCATCATCGCCTCCAACAAATCCGGCAACACCGCGGCCCCGCTGCTCGCCGAGGAGATCGGCGGCGGGCCGGACTCCACGGGCGGCGCCATCCTGCTCGCGGTGATCTCCGCGGTGGCGTTCGCGACGATCCTCGCCGTGGTCGCCGGACTCACCCTCGCCTCCTCGTCCTCCTTCGCCCACGACCTGTACGCCAATGTCATCCGTAAGGGCAAGGCGACGCAGAAGGAGGAGATCTCGGCGGCGCGCTGGGCCACCGTCGGCATCGGCACCGTCGCCGTCGTCCTCGGGGTGTTCGCACGAGATCTCAACGTCGCCGGACTCGTGGCGCTCGCCTTCGCGGTCGCCGCCTCCGCCAACCTCCCGACCATCCTCTACAGCCTGTTCTGGAAGCGCTTCACCACCCAGGGCGCCCTGTGGTCCATCTACGGCGGACTGATCTCCTCGGTCTTCCTGGTGCTCTTCTCGCCCGTCGTCTCGGGCAAGGAGACCTCGATGTTCCCGGACGTGGACTTCCACTGGTTCCCGCTGGAGAACCCCGGCCTGATCTCCATCCCGCTGGGCTTCCTGCTCGGCTGGCTGGGCACCCTCGTCTCCAAGGAGCAGCCGGACAAGGACAAGTACGCCGAGCTGGAGGTCCGCTCGCTCACCGGCCACGGCGCCCACTGA
- a CDS encoding membrane protein, whose translation MDTAPANDRPDDQRQRDRSSYAEVQASAEFGELRGAHRSFAFPLTIAFVTWYLLYVLLSNYAGDFMGAKVVGHVNVALVFGLAQFLTTFLIAWWYSRHAAAKLDPRAEAIKSRMEERS comes from the coding sequence GTGGATACCGCCCCGGCCAATGATCGTCCCGACGATCAGCGGCAACGAGACCGTTCTTCCTACGCCGAGGTGCAAGCGAGCGCGGAGTTCGGCGAACTGCGCGGTGCCCACCGCTCGTTCGCCTTCCCGCTCACCATCGCGTTCGTCACCTGGTACCTGCTCTACGTACTGCTGTCCAACTACGCGGGCGACTTCATGGGTGCCAAGGTCGTCGGCCATGTCAACGTGGCCCTGGTGTTCGGGCTCGCCCAGTTCCTGACGACCTTCCTCATCGCCTGGTGGTACTCCCGGCACGCCGCCGCCAAGCTCGACCCCCGCGCCGAGGCGATCAAGTCCCGTATGGAGGAGCGTTCATGA
- a CDS encoding peptidase S8, whose product MTPRRTSLPLRTAAIPAAMALTTALAFLPTTATALGRDGHASAATAADGPSLSYVVNTRPGQDPSRIRKAIAQAGGTVVVSYDRIGVIVVHSANPDFAKSVRKVRGVASAGNTRTAPLPAQSTDDIDTPKLLSEKERQAVAAKAKAGQDPLEPLQWDLPAIKADKAHEKSLGSRNVTVGVIDTGVDDTHPDLAPNFDRKASVNCVTGKPDTADGAWRPTAEESPHGTHVAGEIAAAKNGIGVTGVAPGVKVSGIKVSTTAGFFYTEAVVCGFIWAAEHGVDVTNNSYYTDPWYFNCTTDPDQKALVEAVRRASSYAERKGVVNVAAAGNENYDLTSDTITDPSSPNDTTPGDREVDPSVCLDIPTQLPGVVTVASTGAKNLKSSFSNYGLGIIDIAAPGGDSTIYQKPEPPATSGLIYNTLPGGQYGYMAGTSMASPHVAGVAALVKSTHPHASPWMVKALLKAEADDLACPTPYDIDGDGTVDAVCEGSKRYNGFYGAGLADALDAVEK is encoded by the coding sequence ATGACGCCGCGCCGCACCTCCCTGCCGCTGCGCACCGCCGCGATACCCGCCGCCATGGCGCTCACCACCGCGCTGGCCTTCCTGCCCACCACCGCCACCGCTCTCGGACGGGACGGCCACGCCTCCGCGGCCACCGCGGCCGACGGTCCGTCCCTGAGCTATGTCGTCAACACCCGCCCGGGGCAGGACCCGTCCCGGATCCGCAAGGCCATCGCCCAGGCCGGCGGCACGGTCGTGGTGTCGTACGACCGGATCGGCGTCATCGTCGTCCACTCCGCCAACCCGGACTTCGCCAAGAGCGTCCGTAAGGTCCGCGGCGTCGCCTCCGCCGGTAACACCCGCACCGCCCCGCTGCCCGCCCAGTCCACCGACGACATCGATACGCCGAAGCTGCTGAGCGAGAAGGAGCGGCAGGCGGTGGCGGCGAAGGCCAAGGCCGGGCAGGACCCGCTGGAGCCGCTGCAGTGGGATCTGCCGGCGATCAAGGCGGACAAGGCGCATGAGAAGAGCCTGGGCAGCCGGAATGTCACCGTCGGGGTCATCGACACCGGTGTGGACGACACCCACCCCGACCTGGCACCGAACTTCGACCGTAAGGCGTCCGTCAACTGTGTGACCGGCAAGCCGGACACCGCCGACGGCGCCTGGCGGCCGACCGCGGAGGAGTCCCCGCACGGCACCCATGTCGCGGGTGAGATCGCCGCCGCGAAGAACGGCATCGGCGTCACCGGCGTGGCCCCGGGCGTCAAGGTCTCCGGTATCAAGGTGTCCACGACGGCCGGGTTCTTCTACACCGAGGCGGTCGTCTGCGGCTTCATCTGGGCCGCCGAGCACGGCGTGGACGTCACCAACAACAGCTATTACACCGACCCGTGGTACTTCAACTGCACCACCGACCCGGACCAGAAGGCCCTGGTCGAGGCGGTGCGCCGGGCCTCGTCGTACGCGGAGCGCAAGGGCGTGGTGAATGTGGCCGCGGCGGGCAACGAGAACTACGACCTGACCTCGGACACCATCACCGACCCCTCCAGCCCCAACGACACCACCCCCGGTGACCGGGAGGTGGACCCGAGCGTCTGCCTGGACATCCCGACCCAGCTGCCGGGTGTCGTCACGGTCGCCTCGACCGGCGCCAAGAACCTCAAGTCCTCGTTCTCCAACTACGGCCTCGGGATCATCGACATCGCGGCCCCCGGCGGCGACAGCACCATCTACCAGAAGCCGGAGCCCCCGGCGACCAGCGGTCTGATCTACAACACGCTGCCGGGCGGGCAGTACGGCTACATGGCGGGCACCTCGATGGCCTCGCCGCATGTCGCCGGAGTCGCGGCGCTCGTCAAGAGCACCCATCCGCACGCCTCCCCCTGGATGGTGAAGGCACTGCTGAAGGCCGAGGCCGATGACCTCGCCTGCCCGACGCCGTACGACATCGACGGCGACGGCACGGTCGACGCGGTGTGCGAGGGCAGCAAGCGCTACAACGGCTTCTACGGTGCCGGGCTCGCGGACGCCCTGGACGCCGTCGAGAAGTGA
- a CDS encoding membrane protein, whose product MHHDAPWGPLAPRPAFWLLIRFVLTVLLLPLWWALIVVIFLGFIAFGIVAEIFTVIPGFEKGFLGLMDKFGDSVAVWPAWCVTLPELRHEGDAAFYRARVDKRIAAWTSKELAAQKAKKAPPPGPHDVDVREYRGVGAGYVIEAARARGWELSHDRPSDPLRVVRLRRLPATA is encoded by the coding sequence GTGCACCACGACGCCCCCTGGGGACCGCTGGCCCCGCGGCCGGCCTTCTGGCTGCTGATCCGGTTCGTGCTGACCGTGCTGCTTCTGCCGCTGTGGTGGGCGCTGATCGTGGTGATCTTCCTCGGCTTCATCGCCTTCGGGATCGTGGCCGAGATCTTTACGGTCATCCCCGGGTTCGAGAAGGGGTTCCTCGGCCTGATGGACAAGTTCGGGGACAGCGTGGCGGTGTGGCCCGCCTGGTGCGTGACGCTCCCGGAGCTGCGGCACGAGGGCGACGCGGCCTTCTACCGGGCCCGGGTCGACAAGCGCATCGCCGCCTGGACCAGCAAGGAGCTGGCCGCCCAGAAGGCGAAGAAGGCCCCGCCGCCGGGCCCGCACGACGTCGACGTGCGCGAGTACCGCGGGGTGGGCGCGGGCTATGTCATCGAGGCGGCGCGGGCCCGGGGCTGGGAGCTGAGCCATGACCGCCCGTCGGACCCGCTGCGGGTGGTCCGGCTGAGGCGGCTGCCCGCCACGGCCTGA